From a single Cupriavidus taiwanensis LMG 19424 genomic region:
- a CDS encoding GNAT family N-acetyltransferase has translation MTKFTVRPMVRSDLPAVLAVQASCYTEALLESEAALASRLALAPATCWVAHDPAQRGTLAAYLFTHAWPEDSLPPLDGRLDDGWRRHTAPDTLTWFVHDMAVAPAGRGTGLAPRLYAAAQAAAVAAGLGRSRLIAVQAAAPWWRRLGYAPVPAQISARHAGKLAAYGAGAVLMERTLAD, from the coding sequence ATGACGAAATTCACCGTGCGGCCGATGGTCCGGAGCGACCTCCCGGCCGTGCTGGCTGTACAGGCCAGCTGCTATACCGAAGCACTGCTGGAAAGCGAGGCGGCTCTGGCAAGCCGGCTGGCGCTGGCCCCGGCCACCTGCTGGGTCGCGCACGACCCAGCGCAGCGCGGCACCCTCGCCGCCTACCTGTTTACCCACGCCTGGCCCGAAGACAGCCTGCCGCCGCTGGACGGCCGGCTCGACGATGGCTGGCGCCGGCATACCGCCCCTGACACCCTGACCTGGTTCGTGCACGACATGGCCGTGGCACCCGCCGGCCGCGGCACGGGGCTGGCGCCGCGCCTGTACGCGGCGGCGCAGGCGGCGGCGGTCGCCGCCGGGCTCGGGCGCTCGCGGCTGATTGCGGTGCAGGCCGCGGCGCCCTGGTGGCGCAGGCTCGGGTACGCGCCGGTGCCGGCGCAGATTTCCGCCCGCCATGCCGGCAAGCTGGCGGCATACGGCGCCGGCGCGGTGCTGATGGAACGGACGCTGGCGGACTGA